One window of the Asticcacaulis sp. SL142 genome contains the following:
- the rplR gene encoding 50S ribosomal protein L18, protein MALSPREQLARRAQRNRTRLKKLSNGRPRLSVFRSDKNIYAQIIDDLKGVTVVAASSLESSTKRGSDASAATEVGKLVAQRAIEAGIKDVVFDRGGYIYHGRVKALADAAREAGLNF, encoded by the coding sequence ATGGCTCTGTCTCCTCGTGAACAATTGGCTCGTCGCGCGCAACGTAATCGTACGCGCCTCAAGAAGCTCTCCAACGGCCGCCCGCGTTTGTCGGTGTTCCGTTCGGATAAAAACATCTACGCTCAGATCATCGACGATCTGAAAGGCGTGACCGTCGTTGCGGCGTCCTCGCTGGAATCGTCGACCAAGCGTGGTTCGGACGCCTCCGCCGCCACCGAAGTTGGTAAGCTGGTTGCCCAGCGCGCCATCGAAGCCGGTATCAAAGACGTTGTCTTTGATCGTGGTGGTTACATTTATCATGGCCGGGTGAAGGCGTTGGCAGATGCCGCGCGCGAAGCCGGTCTCAACTTCTAA
- the rpsE gene encoding 30S ribosomal protein S5 yields the protein MARPSENRNERRDRTEEPSEFVEKLVAINRVAATVKGGRRFSFAALMVVGDQKGRVGYGHGKAREVPEAIRKATEEAKKSLVRVPLRESRTLHHDGYGRWGAGKIQLRAAPPGTGVIAGGPMRAVLETLGVSDVVGKSLGSSNPYNMVRATFEALKVQSSPRQIASKRGKKVGDILTRRNDGASSPEAIEG from the coding sequence ATGGCTCGTCCTAGCGAAAACCGCAATGAGCGTCGCGATCGCACCGAAGAACCTTCGGAATTCGTAGAAAAGCTCGTCGCCATCAACCGCGTCGCCGCTACCGTTAAGGGTGGTCGTCGTTTCTCGTTCGCCGCTCTGATGGTCGTTGGTGACCAAAAAGGCCGCGTTGGCTACGGTCACGGTAAGGCCCGTGAAGTGCCGGAAGCTATCCGCAAGGCTACCGAAGAAGCCAAGAAGTCGCTCGTTCGCGTGCCGCTTCGTGAATCCCGCACCCTGCACCACGATGGCTACGGCCGTTGGGGCGCCGGTAAGATCCAGCTTCGCGCGGCCCCTCCGGGCACCGGCGTGATCGCAGGTGGTCCTATGCGTGCGGTGCTTGAAACCCTGGGCGTTTCCGACGTGGTCGGCAAGTCGCTTGGGTCTTCGAACCCTTACAACATGGTGCGCGCCACGTTTGAAGCGCTGAAGGTGCAGTCTTCGCCCCGTCAGATCGCCTCCAAGCGCGGCAAAAAGGTTGGCGACATCCTGACGCGCCGTAACGACGGCGCTTCGTCGCCGGAAGCGATTGAGGGCTAA